A portion of the Carboxydocella sporoproducens DSM 16521 genome contains these proteins:
- a CDS encoding BMP family lipoprotein — MYQLFRKHRSLLLLAIMIMAVSLVGVGCAKKTEEKAPTGEAPKAKGIKVGIVLSTGGKGDKSFNDAAIAGLERAKQELGIEYKYIEPKEMASDEEALRFLAENGYDLVIGVGFLMKTSLEKVATEFPDVKFALIDEVVDKPNVASLTFKEHEGSFLAGVLAAMMSKTGNVGFVGGADFPLIHKFEEGYRQGVEYVNKNFGKNVKVQSAYAGTTGEAFNDPVKGKALATTQFNNGADIIYHASGGTGQGVFEAAAEKGKFAIGVDSNQNWIKPGTILASMLKRVDVAVFQVVKDTLDGKFTAGNKVFGVKEDGVGLTDLRNVEPVEKEGVKNDAAAIKKIEDMKKAIPDDVVKAVNDAKEKIAKGEITVKDPTAK, encoded by the coding sequence ATGTATCAGCTGTTCCGTAAGCACCGTTCCTTGCTGTTGCTGGCCATCATGATTATGGCAGTTTCTCTGGTCGGCGTTGGTTGTGCCAAGAAGACTGAAGAAAAAGCACCTACCGGAGAAGCTCCAAAAGCAAAAGGCATCAAAGTAGGGATCGTACTGTCTACTGGTGGTAAAGGTGATAAATCTTTTAACGACGCTGCTATTGCTGGTTTGGAAAGAGCCAAACAAGAACTGGGTATCGAATATAAATACATTGAACCCAAAGAAATGGCTTCTGATGAAGAAGCACTGCGCTTCCTGGCCGAAAACGGTTATGATCTGGTTATCGGTGTCGGCTTCTTGATGAAGACCTCTTTGGAAAAGGTCGCTACTGAATTTCCAGATGTAAAATTTGCTCTGATTGACGAAGTAGTAGACAAGCCCAATGTAGCTTCTTTGACTTTCAAGGAGCATGAAGGTTCCTTCCTGGCTGGCGTTCTGGCTGCTATGATGTCAAAGACCGGTAATGTCGGTTTTGTTGGTGGTGCTGACTTCCCCTTGATTCACAAGTTTGAAGAAGGCTACAGGCAAGGGGTAGAATATGTTAACAAAAACTTTGGCAAAAATGTAAAAGTACAATCCGCTTACGCTGGTACAACTGGTGAGGCTTTCAATGACCCTGTAAAAGGTAAAGCTCTGGCAACTACCCAGTTCAACAATGGTGCTGACATTATTTACCATGCGTCTGGTGGTACTGGTCAAGGGGTATTTGAGGCTGCGGCTGAAAAGGGCAAATTCGCTATTGGTGTAGACTCCAACCAGAACTGGATTAAACCTGGTACTATCCTGGCTTCTATGTTGAAGCGGGTAGACGTGGCTGTCTTCCAGGTAGTAAAAGACACTCTGGATGGCAAGTTCACCGCTGGTAATAAAGTTTTCGGTGTAAAAGAAGATGGCGTTGGCCTGACCGATCTGCGCAACGTTGAGCCCGTTGAAAAAGAAGGGGTTAAAAATGATGCCGCTGCTATCAAGAAAATCGAAGATATGAAGAAAGCTATTCCTGATGATGTTGTAAAAGCTGTAAATGATGCTAAAGAAAAGATTGCAAAAGGCGAAATCACTGTCAAAGACCCAACTGCCAAGTAA
- a CDS encoding GntR family transcriptional regulator: protein MQVRQDNRPLYLLVKERLEKMIADGSYQAGEQLPPEAELARLFGVSRATLREALRVLEEEGVLTRKQGIGTFVNQPRALVERGIEELFSVTESIEKLGQKAGSIIVGLEQAQADKSMAEALNLPVGAELLKLSRLRTADNKVAVYCIDYIPKIYTERLPENASWDGSLFSLLESQLGIYIEQAIAQIVPINADENMAKLMHIRKNSPLLLLKQIHFDRSGVPIFYCENYFRPDFFNFKVIRKRK from the coding sequence ATGCAGGTTAGACAGGATAATAGACCGCTATATTTGCTGGTCAAAGAAAGACTGGAAAAAATGATTGCTGATGGTAGCTACCAGGCAGGAGAACAGTTACCTCCTGAAGCGGAATTAGCCCGCTTATTCGGAGTGAGCAGGGCTACTCTAAGAGAAGCCTTGCGCGTTTTGGAAGAAGAAGGGGTATTAACCCGAAAACAGGGAATTGGGACTTTTGTTAATCAGCCCCGGGCCCTGGTAGAACGAGGGATTGAGGAGCTTTTCAGTGTCACAGAAAGCATTGAAAAATTAGGCCAGAAAGCAGGCTCTATTATAGTTGGACTGGAACAAGCTCAAGCCGATAAAAGCATGGCCGAAGCCCTCAATTTACCTGTGGGCGCAGAGCTACTCAAGCTTTCCCGCCTTAGAACAGCGGATAATAAGGTGGCAGTATATTGTATCGACTACATTCCCAAAATATATACAGAACGCTTGCCTGAGAATGCCAGCTGGGATGGTTCACTCTTTAGCTTGCTGGAATCTCAACTGGGTATCTACATAGAACAGGCGATAGCTCAAATTGTACCGATAAATGCTGACGAAAACATGGCCAAGCTCATGCACATTCGCAAAAACAGTCCCTTACTATTACTAAAACAAATTCACTTTGATCGTAGCGGGGTCCCGATATTTTACTGTGAAAACTATTTCCGCCCTGATTTCTTCAACTTTAAGGTTATCAGAAAAAGAAAATAA